ACGTACGCAATCACTGGATCACTTTACACATTTGAACGGGCTGATCGTACTGACCAGCAAATCGTTCGGGAATGAGCGACTGGCGCACCTTTTACGGCCGAAAACGGGTAACGCTCCCTTAGTTATATTACAGAATGGACTGGGTGTTGAGCAACCATTCATCCGTGAACACTTTACGGCCGTTTATCGTTGCGTATTATTCGTTACCAGCCAGGTGGAGAACACGATACGCTTCAAACCAGTTGCACCCTGTCCCATAGGCCATATCGACGGCACACCCGGACTCGAAGATGACATTGCAGCACTATTGGACACGCCGCATTTCCGTTTCAGGGGTGAGAAAAACATCCAGCCTGTCATCTGGAAGAAAGCGATCATCAACAGTGTATTCAATTCCGTATGTCCATTACTGGAGGTAGACAATGGCATTTTTCACCGCAACGCCGAAGCGCTCAACATTGCACGCGGAATCATCACCGAATGCCTGGCCGTAGCGGCTTTGCAGGGTGTGACCTTATCACCGGCAGCCATAGAAGAAAACCTGCTGCAGATCAGCCGCCTGTCGGACGGCCAGCTTATTTCCACTTTACAGGACATTCGCCGGCAGCGTGACACGGAGATCGATACGTTAAATATAGCCATCGCGCGTATAGCCGCTGAACAAGGTGCGGAAGCGCTGGTAAAGGCTACCAGCCTGCTCGGGGAACTCACCAAACTAAAATCATTACAAGCCAGACA
This genomic interval from Chitinophaga horti contains the following:
- a CDS encoding ketopantoate reductase family protein, producing MHIFIIGAGAIGKALAVLLQQAGKAVTLLRGSTNDVPAHTQQLQVTLADGQTITAEIRTQSLDHFTHLNGLIVLTSKSFGNERLAHLLRPKTGNAPLVILQNGLGVEQPFIREHFTAVYRCVLFVTSQVENTIRFKPVAPCPIGHIDGTPGLEDDIAALLDTPHFRFRGEKNIQPVIWKKAIINSVFNSVCPLLEVDNGIFHRNAEALNIARGIITECLAVAALQGVTLSPAAIEENLLQISRLSDGQLISTLQDIRRQRDTEIDTLNIAIARIAAEQGAEALVKATSLLGELTKLKSLQARQAI